ACATATGCGGCATTGATATTTTCCTTGTATAGAAAATCGTTGGATTCAATTTCTGACCGAATATCGTTTCTGAAAAAATTCAGGTCATTATCTACTGTTGCAAAACTGGATTTTAGCCCTGTTTCTATTCTGAATGTCGAATCCAAAGGATGTTTATAGTCTGCTTTGGCAACCATAATGTTTACAGGTTGATTTATGTCCTGTGTTGACAGCGATCTGAATTGGGGTGCAGAACGCGGATAAATTGTAAAGTCACTGACATCTCTTGTTTTGAATGTGTTGTAATCAAAATCCAGAATGATACTTTTTCCTGTTTTTCTGTCAAAATCATATTTATAATATACATTACTGAATGTACCTCCACGACGGGAATCCGCAGAATTTTCTGTTACAAAAGCATCAAGCAGGACTGTTTCATTCTCATTAAAGACGTCTGTGGTGCTAAATCCTTCACCTTGCCCCGTCCTTCCCCAGGTTCTGAAAACCGCACCGATTGTGGTTTTGTCTGAAACGTAATAATCTGCACCAAATCTTGCATTTCTGAAGTTATAATCCGTTCTGTCTATGTTTTTGCTTTTATAAATTTCATCAGCTATATTTCTGTCAATGATTATTACATTAAAATAATCTCCCCGATTGTAACTCAGATTTCCCAAAAGGTTGATCTTGCCGCTCCGGTAAGTCATGTTGACTGAAGGATTGATTCTATGGAAGTTTTCTTTTCCGCTGCCTACGTCTGACTGATCTACTCTGAAACCAACCAATGTTAACGCAGCAGTAGATTTAAATCCTAAATCAGCATTGCGTTTTAAAACTACATTAAGGACAGGCCCGCCGGCAGCATCAAACTGAGCACCTGGTTGGGTTATGAGCTCTATTCTATCAATCTGATCTCCCGGCATATCCCTGAGCAATGCATTCATATCTGTATATGGAGATGGTTTTCCGTCTATCCAAATTTGTAGATTTTGGCTACCACCCATGGTAACTCTATCTTCTAAAACTACTACTCCGGGAACTTTCTGAAGAATTTCCATTGCTGTTCCTCCGGCAGCAACAGCACTGTTTGCCACATTTACGATAAGCCTGTCAGATTTCTGTTCCAGAAAAGGTCTTTTAGTGGAAATGACGGCTTCTTCCAATAATATTCCTTTATTGAGAAAGTTGATATCTACGGTTGCAATTTTATTTTGTGGTGTGATTTCAAATAATTCACTATAAACATTTGCAAATCCAAGATATGAAGCTAAAATCCTGTATTGACCGGGAAAAACATTTTCCAATATATATTGACCTGAGTCATCTGTAAGATTTCCCTTGACGAGGGAAGAATCCTTTGCTTGTACAAGCGCAACAGATGCATATTGCACAGCTTGGCCTTCATCATCGTTTACTTGACCTTTAATGATTATCTGACCATAACTGTTTAGGAATGATAAAGTGATAATAGCGTTAAGTAAAAAGTATTTCATCGTAAAATGTTTTTAATTATTTATGACGTGATTTATAGCAGATTGGTTGCAGAATGACTTTGATTTTGATTCAAAGGTAAATGTTTTATGTCGATCTAATCAAAGTATTTCTACCAATTGCCGCAATAATTCTGTGAATCGGGTGAATTTTTTAAGAATATTCTTTGAAGTGA
The genomic region above belongs to Saprospiraceae bacterium and contains:
- a CDS encoding TonB-dependent receptor translates to MKYFLLNAIITLSFLNSYGQIIIKGQVNDDEGQAVQYASVALVQAKDSSLVKGNLTDDSGQYILENVFPGQYRILASYLGFANVYSELFEITPQNKIATVDINFLNKGILLEEAVISTKRPFLEQKSDRLIVNVANSAVAAGGTAMEILQKVPGVVVLEDRVTMGGSQNLQIWIDGKPSPYTDMNALLRDMPGDQIDRIELITQPGAQFDAAGGPVLNVVLKRNADLGFKSTAALTLVGFRVDQSDVGSGKENFHRINPSVNMTYRSGKINLLGNLSYNRGDYFNVIIIDRNIADEIYKSKNIDRTDYNFRNARFGADYYVSDKTTIGAVFRTWGRTGQGEGFSTTDVFNENETVLLDAFVTENSADSRRGGTFSNVYYKYDFDRKTGKSIILDFDYNTFKTRDVSDFTIYPRSAPQFRSLSTQDINQPVNIMVAKADYKHPLDSTFRIETGLKSSFATVDNDLNFFRNDIRSEIESNDFLYKENINAAYVNLSKSLSKIELNAGLRAEQTNVSGESMEAVVLDRNYLQWFPSASALYRFNQNMALQTSYSRRVNRPGFRQQNPFSNFIDSLTYTRGNPNLRPEILNTAQFNVTYDGQPFFGISYSKTNDVIVENAPRLEGTRTFTTAENLANQTRMEIQLNFPIKIGKIIDGFGGNQAIYNAYDATFLDTEYKASRWHWLAYWQINANIAKDFKLEFGGFYMTRFLEEFLTIDNMYNMNIAASKTFADRRGRISLSFNDIFYSQKTNAEIDFSDVRVNFFQRQFSRNLRLTCSYQFGNTKVKNAAGRSTASETEASRVNLE